The Cryptosporangium minutisporangium genome has a window encoding:
- a CDS encoding AfsR/SARP family transcriptional regulator, translated as MPISAARESALLAELVAHLGQPVTREHLAEGIWSGRVRHPAHAVHALVSRLRHRLSLACTEVAGAVIVTRGACYALHVADDAVDGLRFQALVLAARQAVATGAYHRGSGLYDDALELWQGPALSGAAGDSPCVQAERSRLEELRVTVLEERAQALLRVGAHRALVTELLPLVDAYPLREGLRAALMLALYRSGRVGEALAAYRAAREHLVEHVGVGPGAELRHLHARMLSGDLRDERESPPHAVELADRPAESLGRLIGELRMDQARLETRIRRLEARLAGRPRSASG; from the coding sequence GTGCCGATCTCCGCAGCCCGCGAGTCCGCTCTGCTCGCCGAATTGGTCGCCCACCTCGGGCAACCGGTCACCCGTGAGCACCTGGCCGAGGGCATCTGGTCCGGCCGGGTCCGCCACCCGGCGCACGCCGTCCACGCGCTCGTCAGCCGGCTCCGCCACCGGCTCAGCCTCGCCTGCACCGAGGTGGCCGGCGCGGTGATCGTCACCCGCGGCGCCTGTTACGCGCTGCACGTCGCGGACGACGCGGTCGACGGGCTGCGCTTCCAGGCCCTGGTGCTCGCCGCCCGCCAGGCGGTCGCCACCGGCGCGTACCACCGCGGCTCCGGCCTCTACGACGACGCCCTGGAGCTGTGGCAGGGCCCCGCGCTCTCCGGCGCCGCCGGCGACTCACCCTGCGTCCAGGCCGAGCGCTCGCGGCTGGAGGAGTTACGCGTCACCGTGCTGGAGGAGCGCGCCCAGGCGCTGCTCCGCGTCGGCGCCCACCGGGCGCTCGTCACCGAGCTGTTGCCGCTCGTCGACGCCTATCCGCTGCGCGAGGGGCTGCGGGCCGCGCTGATGCTCGCGCTCTACCGCAGCGGCCGGGTGGGCGAGGCGCTTGCCGCCTACCGCGCGGCGCGGGAGCATCTGGTCGAGCACGTCGGTGTCGGACCCGGCGCGGAGCTCCGGCACTTGCACGCCCGGATGCTCTCCGGCGACCTGCGGGACGAGCGCGAGTCGCCGCCGCACGCCGTCGAGCTGGCCGACCGGCCGGCCGAGAGCCTGGGGCGGCTGATCGGCGAGCTCCGGATGGATCAGGCCCGGCTGGAGACGAGGATCCGCCGGTTGGAGGCCCGGCTCGCGGGGCGACCACGGTCGGCGAGCGGGTGA
- a CDS encoding agmatine deiminase family protein: protein MPDASSRDPGKTRMPAEWAPHAGTWMAYPTPNQTFGDGVELAAARAAWTAVANTIVRYEPVTMLVDPGDRAELLDPRITTLAVPIDDAWLRDSGPTFVYGPNGGPYAVDWGFNGWGAQPWASWVDDRQVARRVADAAGVPRIASTLTQEGGGFHVDGAGTVLLTDTVQLDPDRNPGWTGAQVEAEVHARLGTTTAIWLPRGLTADYGKLGTKGHVDIVAAFTRPGTVVVHTQPDPGHPDYAVSQEATQILRDQGLEVLELLAPTVTEIDGELVDYSYVNHYVANGVVVLCAFDDPRDAQAAAVLAEAYPGREVVLVDARDVFRFGGGVHCITQQQPRTVPPQPQPLEEVSWT, encoded by the coding sequence GTGCCGGACGCGTCGTCACGCGACCCAGGAAAGACCCGGATGCCCGCCGAGTGGGCACCGCACGCCGGCACGTGGATGGCGTACCCCACCCCGAACCAGACGTTCGGTGACGGCGTCGAGCTCGCCGCGGCCCGGGCCGCCTGGACGGCGGTGGCCAACACGATCGTGCGCTACGAACCGGTCACGATGCTGGTCGACCCCGGCGACCGCGCCGAGTTACTCGACCCGCGCATCACCACGCTCGCGGTGCCGATCGACGACGCGTGGCTGCGCGACAGCGGCCCGACGTTCGTCTACGGCCCGAACGGTGGCCCATACGCCGTGGACTGGGGGTTCAACGGCTGGGGCGCCCAACCCTGGGCCTCCTGGGTCGACGACCGGCAGGTGGCCCGGCGGGTCGCCGACGCGGCCGGGGTGCCGCGCATCGCGTCCACACTGACCCAGGAGGGCGGCGGCTTCCACGTCGACGGCGCCGGAACGGTGCTGCTCACCGACACCGTCCAGCTGGACCCCGACCGCAACCCCGGCTGGACGGGCGCGCAGGTCGAGGCGGAGGTTCACGCCCGGCTCGGCACCACGACCGCGATCTGGTTACCCCGCGGGCTCACCGCGGACTACGGCAAACTGGGCACCAAGGGACACGTCGACATCGTCGCCGCGTTCACCCGGCCCGGCACCGTCGTCGTGCACACCCAGCCCGACCCCGGCCACCCCGACTACGCGGTGAGCCAGGAAGCCACCCAGATCCTCCGCGACCAAGGGCTCGAGGTTCTCGAACTGCTCGCCCCTACCGTCACCGAGATCGACGGTGAACTGGTCGACTACTCCTACGTCAACCACTACGTGGCCAACGGCGTCGTCGTGCTCTGCGCGTTCGACGACCCCCGCGACGCCCAGGCCGCCGCCGTGCTGGCCGAGGCCTACCCGGGCCGCGAGGTCGTGCTCGTCGACGCCCGGGACGTCTTCCGCTTCGGCGGCGGCGTCCACTGCATCACCCAGCAGCAGCCCCGAACCGTCCCACCGCAGCCGCAGCCCCTCGAGGAGGTCTCATGGACCTGA
- a CDS encoding glutaredoxin domain-containing protein yields the protein MRNWRSPALLAAGGVLGAAALFAGGSPVFAVILLLWFLGWAWASTPLLVRSSVTAAEAQARSAEDGRPIVYWRPGCPFCLRMRLGLLPVGRRVHWVNIWSDPEGAAAVRAVADGNETVPTVIAAGAAHVNPAPSAVRGWARSGA from the coding sequence ATGCGCAACTGGAGGTCTCCGGCCCTGCTGGCGGCGGGTGGCGTTCTCGGAGCGGCGGCCCTGTTCGCGGGCGGATCGCCGGTCTTCGCGGTGATCCTCCTGCTCTGGTTCCTCGGCTGGGCCTGGGCGTCCACGCCGCTGCTCGTGCGATCGTCGGTGACCGCGGCGGAGGCGCAGGCGCGCAGCGCGGAGGACGGCCGGCCGATCGTCTACTGGCGACCGGGCTGCCCGTTCTGTCTGCGGATGCGGCTCGGCCTGCTCCCCGTCGGGCGGCGCGTGCACTGGGTCAACATCTGGAGCGACCCGGAGGGCGCGGCCGCCGTCCGCGCCGTGGCCGACGGGAACGAGACCGTGCCGACGGTGATCGCCGCCGGAGCGGCACACGTCAACCCGGCCCCGTCGGCGGTCCGCGGCTGGGCGCGGTCCGGCGCCTGA
- a CDS encoding MvdC/MvdD family ATP grasp protein has product MSSAQIVISTNVFDAHTDVLIDLLVRRGHEPIRVNSSELPGGAVLSARLDGPEWTGTLHVTAGGRTFAWEDVTAVWWRKPTGFGLPADLSEWEREFAEEELRHATGGLWASLDCYWMSRPDDIRRAGYKLEQLQRARRLGLAVPRTLISSDPAAVREFADDCDGRIVYKVLTDPYLMAGRTVDRNHDADVEPRFVATTLVTAAELAALESTVRTVPCQFQEFVEKRVEYRVTVIGDDLFVAEISPADGPPPGVDWRTETDRLRMRPGSLPDDVAEACLALVRSYGLQFSAIDLVRDRDGRLLFLESNPNGQFLHVEQRVPELRMADAVATRLITGR; this is encoded by the coding sequence GTGAGTTCTGCCCAGATCGTCATTTCGACGAACGTCTTCGACGCACACACCGACGTCCTGATCGATCTGCTCGTTCGACGCGGGCACGAGCCGATCCGGGTCAACTCCTCGGAGCTCCCCGGCGGCGCGGTGCTCTCCGCCCGCCTCGACGGTCCGGAGTGGACCGGCACGCTGCACGTCACGGCCGGTGGCCGCACGTTCGCGTGGGAAGACGTCACCGCGGTCTGGTGGCGCAAACCGACCGGCTTCGGACTGCCCGCCGACCTGTCGGAGTGGGAGCGGGAGTTCGCCGAGGAGGAGCTCCGGCACGCCACCGGTGGCCTCTGGGCGTCGCTGGACTGCTACTGGATGAGCCGCCCCGACGACATCCGGCGAGCCGGCTACAAGCTCGAGCAGCTCCAGCGGGCGCGCCGGCTCGGGCTCGCGGTCCCCCGGACGCTGATCAGCAGCGATCCGGCGGCCGTGCGCGAGTTCGCCGACGACTGCGACGGCCGGATCGTCTACAAGGTCCTCACCGACCCGTACCTGATGGCCGGACGCACCGTTGATCGCAACCACGATGCCGACGTCGAACCGCGGTTCGTCGCGACGACGCTGGTCACCGCCGCCGAGCTGGCGGCGCTGGAGTCGACGGTCCGCACCGTGCCGTGCCAGTTCCAGGAGTTCGTCGAGAAGCGGGTCGAGTACCGGGTCACGGTGATCGGGGACGACCTGTTCGTCGCCGAGATCAGCCCGGCCGACGGTCCGCCGCCGGGCGTCGACTGGCGGACCGAGACCGATCGGCTCCGGATGCGGCCCGGATCGCTCCCGGACGACGTCGCCGAGGCGTGCCTGGCGCTGGTGCGGTCGTACGGTCTGCAGTTCAGCGCGATCGACCTGGTCCGGGACAGGGACGGCCGGCTGCTGTTCCTGGAGAGCAACCCCAACGGCCAGTTCCTCCACGTCGAACAACGGGTGCCGGAGCTGCGGATGGCCGACGCGGTCGCGACCCGGCTGATCACGGGGCGGTGA
- a CDS encoding metalloregulator ArsR/SmtB family transcription factor, producing MDDFDPEAVAQEVFTALADPSRRSILAALAARGPATATDLAGQLPITRQAIAKHLALLAEAGLVVAEPGERRRVRYRLDSAPMKVAQQFLGALARDWDGPLAALRDRLT from the coding sequence ATGGACGACTTTGATCCGGAGGCGGTGGCCCAGGAGGTCTTCACCGCCCTGGCCGATCCGAGCCGGCGCAGCATCCTCGCCGCGCTCGCGGCTCGGGGGCCGGCCACCGCGACCGACCTCGCCGGCCAGCTGCCGATCACCCGGCAGGCGATCGCCAAGCACCTCGCGCTGCTGGCCGAGGCCGGGCTGGTCGTGGCCGAGCCCGGCGAGCGGCGCCGGGTCCGGTACCGGTTGGACTCGGCGCCGATGAAGGTGGCGCAGCAATTCCTCGGCGCGCTGGCCCGCGACTGGGACGGCCCGCTCGCGGCACTGCGCGACCGCCTGACGTGA
- a CDS encoding redoxin domain-containing protein produces MTAVSLSLYVLGTLILVNLLLTLRLVAWARRRTSTASLAENWLPELAVGATGPTFRARFLDGRRIDERTYAGREVAYVFLSPNCDGCTRTLPQLQKFYGAAAARGTEIVVVTDTGPRQTSSWLEEMTADGTPLRTPVVAAPHSESAFIKVYNGPLLFPYFCVVGTDGTVRARGLVGRDAWMEQVEVWAGRTAGVPADVS; encoded by the coding sequence ATGACCGCGGTGAGCCTTTCCCTCTACGTGCTCGGGACCCTGATCCTGGTCAACCTGCTCCTGACCCTGCGATTGGTCGCCTGGGCGCGGCGTCGGACCAGCACCGCGTCGCTCGCCGAGAACTGGCTGCCCGAGCTGGCGGTCGGCGCGACCGGCCCGACGTTCCGGGCCCGATTCCTCGACGGGCGGCGGATCGACGAGCGCACGTACGCCGGCCGCGAGGTGGCGTACGTGTTCCTCTCCCCCAACTGCGACGGCTGCACGCGCACGCTGCCGCAGCTGCAGAAGTTCTACGGCGCCGCGGCAGCCCGCGGCACCGAGATCGTCGTCGTCACCGACACCGGCCCGCGGCAGACCTCCAGCTGGTTGGAGGAGATGACCGCGGACGGAACGCCGCTGCGCACGCCGGTCGTGGCCGCGCCGCACTCCGAGAGCGCGTTCATCAAGGTCTACAACGGACCGCTGCTGTTCCCGTACTTCTGCGTCGTCGGCACCGACGGCACGGTCCGGGCGCGCGGCCTGGTCGGGCGGGACGCCTGGATGGAGCAGGTCGAGGTGTGGGCCGGCCGTACCGCAGGCGTCCCCGCCGATGTCTCGTAA
- a CDS encoding nitrilase-related carbon-nitrogen hydrolase, which yields MDLITASATDSPARVEAPVRGVLPVGLVQTRWHADPAEHREVLLDGVRTAAEAGAQVVFLPELTLSRYPADTRPTGDATATAEDLETGPTRGFAAEAAAATGVIVHASLFERSPADDGLGFNTAVLVAPDGTLLGRRRKTHIPVTAGYYEDHYFRPGPAESDAFAPVELSGGARIGLPTCWDEWFPEVARAYSLAGADVLAYPTAIGSEPDHPDFDTAPLWRQVIVGNGIANGTFMVVPNRWGSEGLITFYGSSFISDPYGRVLAEAPREGDAVLVAPLDLDQRRDWLTLFPFLETRRPDAYGALTA from the coding sequence ATGGACCTGATCACCGCCTCCGCCACCGACTCACCGGCCCGCGTCGAGGCACCGGTCCGCGGCGTTCTTCCCGTCGGCCTGGTGCAGACCCGCTGGCACGCCGACCCGGCCGAGCACCGGGAGGTGCTGCTCGACGGCGTCCGCACCGCCGCGGAGGCCGGCGCCCAGGTCGTCTTCCTCCCCGAGCTGACGCTCTCCCGGTACCCGGCGGACACCCGCCCCACCGGCGACGCCACCGCCACCGCGGAGGACCTGGAGACCGGCCCGACCCGCGGGTTCGCCGCCGAGGCGGCCGCGGCCACCGGCGTGATCGTGCACGCGTCGCTGTTCGAGCGCAGCCCGGCCGACGACGGGTTGGGCTTCAACACCGCGGTCCTCGTCGCGCCGGACGGCACCCTGCTGGGACGCCGCCGCAAAACCCACATCCCGGTGACCGCGGGGTACTACGAGGACCACTACTTCCGGCCCGGCCCCGCCGAGTCCGACGCGTTCGCGCCGGTCGAGCTGTCCGGTGGTGCGCGGATCGGCCTCCCGACGTGCTGGGACGAGTGGTTTCCCGAGGTCGCGCGTGCCTACTCGCTGGCCGGCGCCGACGTTCTCGCCTACCCGACCGCGATCGGCTCCGAGCCCGACCACCCCGACTTCGACACCGCGCCGCTCTGGCGGCAGGTCATCGTCGGCAACGGCATCGCGAACGGCACGTTCATGGTCGTGCCGAACCGCTGGGGCTCGGAAGGGCTGATCACGTTCTACGGCAGCTCGTTCATCTCCGACCCGTACGGCCGGGTGCTCGCCGAAGCCCCGCGCGAGGGCGACGCGGTGCTGGTCGCGCCGCTCGATCTGGACCAGCGCCGGGACTGGCTGACGCTCTTCCCGTTCCTGGAGACCCGCCGCCCGGACGCGTACGGCGCCCTGACCGCCTGA
- a CDS encoding DUF4352 domain-containing protein has product MTWPPDPQQPHNGPPPPYGQPQQPLPQPPSYGGGPQQPYGAPDPYGQPAYGQPAYGQPDYGQPAYGQPGFGQPGPGPGQPGPGQPGPGHPYGQPPKKSSGGKIALFVIGGVVALCLVFGVIGAVWYGMRDSDSDADTVTTAESAQSGSDGALNQPARDGNTEFTVKSAECGATSVGDEYSQKTPKGQFCLVTATVKNLGNEPLSLEAGTNEAYNAEGQEFKADISASIAANEDLTLFLSDVNPGTSTEVTWVWDIPQGQRITKVKLFESFSSNGVEIKVG; this is encoded by the coding sequence ATGACGTGGCCTCCGGATCCCCAGCAGCCCCACAACGGACCTCCGCCGCCGTACGGGCAGCCCCAGCAACCTTTACCCCAGCCACCCTCGTACGGCGGCGGCCCCCAGCAGCCCTACGGCGCCCCCGACCCCTACGGGCAGCCCGCGTACGGCCAGCCCGCTTACGGGCAACCCGACTACGGCCAGCCCGCTTACGGGCAGCCGGGCTTCGGCCAGCCCGGGCCCGGACCCGGCCAGCCCGGTCCCGGCCAGCCCGGACCCGGCCACCCGTACGGGCAGCCCCCGAAGAAGTCGTCCGGCGGCAAGATCGCGCTGTTCGTGATCGGCGGCGTCGTCGCGCTGTGCTTGGTCTTCGGCGTCATCGGCGCGGTCTGGTACGGCATGCGGGACTCCGACTCCGACGCCGACACCGTGACGACGGCGGAGAGCGCGCAGTCCGGGTCCGACGGCGCGTTGAACCAGCCGGCCCGCGACGGGAACACCGAGTTCACCGTGAAGTCCGCGGAGTGCGGCGCCACCTCGGTCGGCGACGAGTACTCCCAGAAGACCCCGAAAGGTCAGTTCTGCCTGGTCACCGCCACGGTCAAGAACCTCGGCAACGAGCCGCTGTCGTTGGAGGCCGGGACGAACGAGGCCTACAACGCCGAAGGCCAGGAGTTCAAGGCCGACATCTCGGCGTCGATCGCGGCCAACGAGGACCTGACGCTGTTCCTGAGCGACGTCAACCCGGGCACCAGCACGGAGGTGACCTGGGTGTGGGACATCCCGCAGGGCCAGAGGATCACCAAGGTCAAGCTGTTCGAGTCGTTCTCCAGCAACGGGGTCGAGATCAAGGTCGGCTGA
- a CDS encoding MauE/DoxX family redox-associated membrane protein, with product MPWAAALPVLAGAVVATTFAVSAVAKVRDLDGFHHTITLFTPLPDRVARWTAPAVVALEALLVALLAAGVVLGAGGAIAAGLAGGVVLLAGYTAILARARLQGTSVGCNCFGRTAQRLSWYDVVRNLLLLGVGGAGWAASAEPAPPLAGADTGLLVITGAALTVLVIHLGDLAEVLRRPLALDLEDAS from the coding sequence ATGCCGTGGGCTGCCGCCCTCCCCGTCCTGGCCGGCGCCGTCGTCGCGACGACGTTCGCCGTGTCAGCCGTCGCCAAGGTCCGTGACCTCGACGGCTTCCACCACACGATCACGCTGTTCACCCCGCTGCCCGATCGCGTCGCCCGGTGGACGGCACCGGCGGTGGTGGCGCTCGAAGCGCTGCTCGTGGCGCTGCTCGCCGCGGGCGTGGTGCTCGGTGCCGGCGGTGCCATCGCCGCCGGGCTCGCCGGGGGCGTGGTCCTGCTCGCCGGCTACACCGCGATCCTCGCGCGGGCGCGGCTGCAAGGCACGAGCGTCGGCTGCAACTGCTTCGGCCGCACCGCGCAGCGGCTGTCCTGGTACGACGTCGTCCGCAACCTGCTGCTGCTCGGCGTCGGCGGAGCGGGGTGGGCGGCGTCGGCGGAGCCGGCGCCCCCGCTGGCCGGGGCCGACACCGGTCTGCTGGTGATCACCGGGGCGGCGCTGACCGTGCTCGTCATCCACCTCGGCGACCTCGCCGAGGTGCTCCGCCGACCGCTCGCGCTGGATCTGGAGGACGCGTCATGA
- a CDS encoding TetR/AcrR family transcriptional regulator C-terminal domain-containing protein: MPRPSVPLLSRDQIAAAALAQIDETGTLTLPKLATTLNVSVSSIYHHFAGGREAVIEGIRGLLSRDFEGPFDETAGWRAYTEEWARRYRATMARHPGVVPLLTAQTVTAPETLASYEALADVLSRAGFADEDLLHAVSVLDCFILGSALDAAAPMDVWADSGNPESALSAAIAATRSQPGDRSQRSFEIGLNSLLAGLAQLVH, translated from the coding sequence GTGCCGCGTCCGAGCGTTCCGCTGCTGTCGCGCGATCAGATCGCCGCGGCGGCGCTCGCGCAGATCGACGAGACCGGAACGCTCACGCTGCCCAAACTCGCCACGACGCTGAACGTCAGCGTCTCGTCGATCTACCACCACTTCGCCGGTGGGCGGGAAGCGGTGATCGAGGGCATCCGCGGTCTGCTTAGCCGCGACTTCGAGGGGCCGTTCGACGAGACCGCCGGGTGGCGCGCCTACACCGAGGAGTGGGCCCGGCGGTACCGGGCGACGATGGCCCGCCATCCGGGCGTCGTGCCGTTACTGACCGCGCAGACCGTCACCGCGCCCGAGACGCTCGCCAGCTACGAGGCGCTCGCCGATGTGCTCAGCCGCGCCGGGTTCGCCGACGAGGACCTGCTGCACGCGGTCAGCGTCCTGGACTGTTTCATCCTCGGATCCGCCCTCGACGCGGCGGCGCCGATGGACGTCTGGGCCGACTCGGGGAATCCGGAGTCGGCGCTCAGCGCGGCGATCGCGGCGACCCGCTCGCAGCCGGGAGACCGGTCGCAGCGATCGTTCGAGATCGGCCTGAACAGCTTGCTCGCCGGTCTCGCGCAGCTCGTGCACTGA
- a CDS encoding SDH family Clp fold serine proteinase, whose amino-acid sequence MDALTALASVRGRPVLCCHGRIDEDLADRLDPLVRDLPCGAGLDVVLSTRGGSPTGARRAVAVLADRTPHLAVLVGVRARSAGTLFCLGADEIVLTAGAELGPIDPVIEQASGDPAVGALSAADLRAFRSLAADWFDVSARENGVDLLALLSQRIAPTALARLYRADALARSLATALLRRSEADPAAIDAIVERLVAGYPSHDYPILRDEAREAGLPVVDATDAETRALRAVDDAGRAQFAAAAADGLELPTIVLSAQPEAAPSPPSLLRR is encoded by the coding sequence GTGGACGCGCTCACTGCACTCGCCTCCGTCCGCGGCCGCCCGGTGCTCTGTTGCCACGGGCGGATCGACGAGGACCTCGCCGACCGGCTCGATCCGCTCGTCCGGGACCTCCCCTGCGGCGCCGGCCTGGACGTCGTCCTGTCCACCCGGGGCGGGTCGCCCACCGGGGCGCGCCGGGCCGTGGCCGTCCTGGCGGACCGGACACCTCACCTCGCGGTGCTGGTCGGAGTGCGGGCCCGCTCGGCAGGCACCCTGTTCTGCCTCGGTGCCGACGAGATCGTCCTCACCGCCGGCGCCGAGCTCGGCCCGATCGACCCGGTGATCGAGCAGGCGTCCGGTGATCCGGCCGTCGGCGCGCTCTCCGCCGCCGATCTCCGGGCGTTCCGAAGCCTGGCGGCCGACTGGTTCGACGTGTCCGCGCGGGAGAACGGCGTCGATCTGCTGGCGCTGCTGTCCCAGCGGATCGCCCCGACCGCGCTGGCGCGGCTCTACCGGGCGGACGCGCTGGCCCGCTCCCTGGCGACCGCGCTGCTCCGCCGGAGCGAGGCCGATCCGGCGGCGATCGACGCGATCGTCGAACGGCTCGTCGCCGGCTACCCGTCGCACGACTACCCGATCCTGCGCGACGAGGCCCGGGAGGCCGGGCTCCCGGTCGTCGACGCCACCGACGCGGAGACCAGGGCGTTGCGCGCCGTCGACGACGCGGGCCGCGCGCAGTTCGCCGCGGCCGCCGCCGACGGGCTGGAGCTGCCCACGATCGTCCTCTCCGCCCAGCCCGAAGCAGCACCGTCCCCACCGTCCCTGCTCCGGAGGTGA
- a CDS encoding SRPBCC domain-containing protein, with protein MTFPDRIERTLELTHSPEKVWAALTTAEGLGTWFGQRAEVDLRVGGQVKLAWDSGDTAVLTIERLEPPHVFAYTWPIYGLPEGDPRRTFVEFTLAPTGTGTTLTMVETGFAQAPDAETHKVAHNGNTEGWTNELGELVAYLDGRL; from the coding sequence ATGACGTTCCCCGATCGGATCGAGCGCACGCTGGAGCTGACCCACTCCCCCGAGAAGGTCTGGGCCGCGCTCACCACGGCCGAAGGCCTCGGCACCTGGTTCGGCCAGCGCGCCGAGGTCGACCTGCGCGTCGGTGGTCAGGTCAAGCTCGCCTGGGACAGCGGCGACACCGCCGTCCTCACGATCGAGCGGCTCGAGCCGCCGCACGTCTTCGCGTACACCTGGCCGATCTACGGCCTCCCGGAGGGCGATCCGCGACGCACCTTTGTGGAGTTCACGCTGGCGCCCACCGGCACGGGCACCACGCTGACGATGGTCGAGACCGGGTTCGCCCAGGCACCGGACGCCGAGACCCACAAGGTCGCCCACAACGGCAACACCGAGGGCTGGACGAACGAGCTCGGCGAGCTGGTCGCGTACCTCGATGGACGACTTTGA
- a CDS encoding PDR/VanB family oxidoreductase codes for MDEERPVHSTHDEVDLRLRIARRERVADGVVTLELRSPAGAALPAWAPGAHVDVALGPDLVRQYSLCGDPADRSVWRIAVLREGESRGGSQYVHDKLDEGQLVDVRGPRNHFALEPAARYVFVAGGIGITPILPMVAAAAASGAEWELHYGGRTAASMAFAAELTAAHGPRVTLRPQDEQGLLDLDAILGTPRADTLVYCCGPEPLLLAVEERCTSWPSGALHVERFSPKEQGEPVRHESFEVELAQTGVTVTVPPDRSILEVVEEAGALVLYSCQEGTCGTCETPVLSGAVDHRDSLLTEEECAANDTMFICVSRAAGPKLVLDL; via the coding sequence ATGGACGAGGAGAGGCCCGTGCACAGCACGCACGACGAGGTGGACCTGCGTCTCCGGATCGCCCGCCGCGAACGCGTCGCCGACGGCGTCGTGACGCTGGAGCTCCGGAGCCCCGCCGGAGCCGCGCTCCCCGCATGGGCACCGGGAGCGCACGTCGACGTGGCACTCGGACCGGACCTGGTCCGGCAGTACTCGCTCTGCGGCGACCCGGCCGACCGGTCGGTGTGGCGGATCGCGGTGCTCCGCGAGGGCGAGAGCCGCGGCGGCTCCCAGTACGTGCACGACAAGCTCGACGAGGGTCAGCTGGTCGACGTCCGCGGGCCGCGCAACCACTTCGCGCTGGAGCCCGCGGCGCGGTACGTGTTCGTCGCCGGCGGCATCGGGATCACGCCGATCCTGCCGATGGTGGCCGCCGCTGCGGCGTCCGGCGCCGAGTGGGAGCTGCACTACGGCGGCCGCACCGCGGCGTCGATGGCGTTCGCGGCCGAGCTGACCGCCGCGCACGGCCCGCGGGTCACCCTACGTCCGCAGGACGAGCAGGGTCTCCTCGACCTGGACGCGATCCTCGGCACGCCGCGCGCGGACACCCTCGTCTACTGCTGCGGGCCCGAGCCGCTGCTGCTGGCGGTCGAGGAGCGGTGCACGTCCTGGCCGTCCGGCGCGCTGCACGTCGAGCGGTTCTCGCCCAAGGAGCAGGGTGAGCCGGTGCGGCACGAGTCGTTCGAGGTCGAACTGGCGCAGACCGGGGTGACGGTCACCGTGCCGCCAGACAGGTCCATCCTCGAGGTCGTCGAGGAGGCCGGTGCACTCGTCCTGTACTCGTGCCAGGAGGGCACGTGCGGCACGTGCGAGACGCCGGTGCTGAGCGGCGCGGTCGACCACCGGGACAGCCTGCTGACCGAAGAGGAGTGCGCGGCGAACGACACGATGTTCATCTGTGTGTCCCGCGCCGCCGGCCCGAAGCTCGTCCTCGATCTGTGA